In a genomic window of Candidatus Thiothrix sulfatifontis:
- the ftsA gene encoding cell division protein FtsA, with protein MSKKEHNVIVALDLGTSKVVALVGEVNDAGRLEIIGLGSYPSRGMKKGVVVNIESTIQSIQRAVEEAELMAGIQIRSVYVGIAGSHVRSLNSHGIVAIKDKEVTLSDVDRVMDAARAVAVPADQRILHVLPQEYIIDQQEGIREPIGMSGVRLEARVHLVTAAHSAAQNLVKCVERCGLHVEDIILEQVASSYAVLEEDEKELGVCLVDIGGGTSDIAVFMNGSIHHTAVIPIAGDQVTNDIAVAVRTPTQHAEEIKIKHGRALRQLVDEDELIEVPGVGEREPRSLSVQTLASVIEPRYEELFSLVLQELRRSGYEERIGAGIVLTGGSSKMRGVRELAEEVFHMPVRIGMPRNMGGLRGEVENPIHSTGVGLLLYGMAQQAYGTKRTYPTPGVMSTQDGWWDRLKSWFNGNF; from the coding sequence ATGTCAAAGAAAGAACATAACGTGATTGTAGCGCTGGATCTGGGCACTTCCAAAGTGGTGGCCTTGGTCGGTGAAGTCAATGACGCGGGACGTTTGGAGATTATCGGTCTTGGTTCTTACCCTTCACGGGGCATGAAAAAAGGCGTGGTGGTGAACATTGAATCCACCATTCAGTCGATTCAACGTGCAGTGGAAGAAGCTGAATTGATGGCGGGCATCCAAATTCGCTCGGTATACGTCGGGATCGCCGGTAGCCATGTGCGTAGCCTGAATTCTCACGGGATCGTGGCGATTAAGGATAAGGAAGTCACGCTCAGCGATGTCGATCGCGTGATGGATGCGGCACGGGCGGTGGCAGTGCCTGCTGATCAGCGTATTTTGCATGTATTGCCCCAAGAGTACATCATTGACCAGCAGGAAGGTATTCGTGAGCCGATTGGCATGTCGGGCGTGCGTCTGGAAGCGCGGGTGCATTTGGTGACGGCGGCGCACAGTGCGGCACAGAATCTGGTTAAGTGCGTGGAGCGTTGCGGTTTACACGTGGAAGACATTATTCTGGAACAGGTCGCTTCTAGCTATGCCGTGTTGGAAGAGGATGAGAAAGAACTGGGCGTTTGTCTGGTGGATATTGGCGGCGGAACTAGCGATATTGCGGTGTTTATGAACGGTTCGATTCACCACACGGCGGTGATTCCGATTGCAGGTGATCAAGTCACCAATGACATTGCGGTCGCAGTTAGAACGCCAACGCAACACGCCGAAGAGATTAAGATCAAGCACGGTCGGGCATTACGCCAACTTGTCGATGAAGACGAGTTGATTGAAGTACCGGGCGTTGGGGAGCGTGAACCGCGCAGTTTGTCGGTACAGACCTTAGCGTCGGTGATTGAACCGCGTTACGAAGAATTATTTTCACTGGTGCTTCAGGAGCTGCGGCGCAGCGGTTATGAGGAACGCATTGGCGCAGGCATTGTGTTGACGGGCGGCTCTTCCAAAATGCGGGGAGTGCGTGAGTTAGCCGAAGAAGTGTTCCACATGCCGGTACGTATCGGTATGCCGCGCAATATGGGCGGCCTGCGTGGTGAAGTTGAAAACCCTATCCATTCCACTGGGGTAGGCTTACTGCTGTACGGGATGGCACAGCAGGCATATGGCACCAAGCGCACTTACCCCACTCCCGGCGTTATGTCGACGCAAGATGGCTGGTGGGATCGCTTGAAAAGCTGGTTTAACGGTAATTTTTAA
- a CDS encoding D-alanine--D-alanine ligase — protein MSQNLAAKFGKVAVLYGGWAAERPISLKSGAAVLAGLQASGVDAHGIDVDRNIIKTLQDGCFDRVFNILHGAGGEDGVLQGALEILGLPYTGCGVMAAAISMDKLMTKRVWAGAGLPTPAYRVLTAATDFDAVVAELGLPLMVKPATEGSSIGMSKVKAAADLAGAYQKAAQCSAVVIAEQWITGAEYTAGIVAGESLPLIRLEVPGEFYDYEAKYLSNDTHYFCPCGLDAAEEQAMQVLAQQAFSAVGGRGWGRVDLMRDRQGKAWLIEVNTNPGMTDHSLIPMGARAIGMDFNALVVRILETTL, from the coding sequence ATGAGTCAGAACCTAGCCGCTAAATTTGGCAAAGTCGCGGTGTTGTACGGCGGTTGGGCAGCCGAACGTCCGATTTCGCTGAAAAGTGGTGCGGCAGTGTTGGCAGGCTTGCAAGCCAGTGGTGTGGATGCGCACGGCATTGATGTTGACCGTAACATTATTAAGACACTTCAAGACGGATGCTTTGATCGGGTATTTAATATCCTGCACGGTGCTGGCGGTGAAGATGGCGTATTGCAAGGTGCGCTGGAAATTCTCGGTTTGCCCTACACCGGCTGTGGGGTAATGGCTGCCGCGATTAGCATGGATAAGCTCATGACCAAGCGGGTCTGGGCGGGCGCGGGCTTGCCAACACCGGCGTATCGGGTGCTGACGGCAGCTACCGATTTTGATGCCGTGGTTGCCGAGCTGGGTTTGCCGCTGATGGTGAAACCGGCTACGGAAGGTTCCAGCATTGGCATGAGCAAAGTGAAAGCGGCGGCGGATTTGGCGGGTGCTTACCAGAAAGCGGCACAATGCAGCGCAGTGGTGATTGCTGAGCAGTGGATCACGGGTGCGGAATATACCGCCGGAATCGTTGCAGGCGAGTCATTGCCCCTGATTCGCTTGGAAGTGCCGGGTGAATTTTACGATTACGAAGCCAAATACCTCTCGAACGACACGCATTATTTTTGCCCCTGTGGTTTAGACGCAGCGGAAGAGCAGGCCATGCAAGTGCTGGCGCAGCAAGCCTTCTCTGCGGTTGGCGGGCGTGGCTGGGGTCGGGTTGACCTGATGCGTGACCGCCAAGGCAAAGCGTGGTTGATCGAAGTGAATACGAATCCCGGCATGACAGATCACAGTTTGATACCAATGGGCGCTCGCGCGATTGGAATGGATTTTAACGCGCTGGTTGTGCGCATTTTGGAGACGACGCTGTAA
- a CDS encoding cell division protein FtsQ/DivIB: MATPRRKNAKPHRAGFSLAEVSPVLWRLIAVLVVGVILLAGSLGVRAMLNNPENLSISRIDLQGDRKFIKDTELQAVTDKYQQTNLYLLDADALETELKALPWVRGVSLRKAWPDRLIVGIEEQHPVAFWGRERLMNKYGELFSADLSSIRGLLPTLYSPEDKGREIAERYLQVKEWLKGLPLEISELTEDVSGSWRLKIKDGPEVMIGSEDQERRIQRFRVGFQQELAKKLGNIRRVDLRYTNGFAVEWKKSPVGSRESTRRFAGVSDVKERT, translated from the coding sequence ATGGCAACACCACGCCGTAAAAATGCTAAACCCCATCGTGCAGGCTTCAGTTTGGCTGAGGTTTCGCCGGTTTTATGGAGGCTGATTGCGGTGTTGGTGGTGGGTGTTATCTTATTGGCTGGCAGCTTAGGGGTGAGAGCAATGCTCAATAACCCCGAAAACCTATCCATTAGTCGGATTGATCTACAAGGCGACCGCAAGTTCATCAAAGATACAGAGTTACAAGCAGTTACGGATAAGTATCAGCAAACCAATTTATATTTGTTGGATGCGGATGCACTAGAAACTGAACTCAAAGCGTTGCCGTGGGTACGTGGGGTTAGTTTACGTAAAGCTTGGCCTGACCGCTTGATTGTGGGCATCGAAGAGCAGCATCCGGTCGCGTTTTGGGGGCGGGAACGCTTAATGAATAAGTACGGTGAATTATTTAGCGCCGACTTATCCTCTATACGTGGGCTGTTACCGACCTTATACAGCCCGGAAGATAAAGGGCGTGAAATCGCTGAACGCTACCTGCAAGTTAAGGAATGGCTAAAAGGTTTACCCCTGGAAATTTCGGAATTGACCGAAGATGTCAGCGGTTCGTGGCGTTTAAAAATTAAAGATGGCCCGGAAGTCATGATCGGCAGTGAAGATCAGGAACGCCGGATACAACGCTTTCGCGTTGGTTTTCAGCAGGAATTAGCCAAAAAACTAGGCAATATACGGCGAGTGGACTTGCGTTATACCAATGGTTTTGCAGTGGAATGGAAGAAATCCCCAGTCGGATCGCGGGAGTCAACGCGCCGATTCGCAGGAGTGAGTGATGTCAAAGAAAGAACATAA
- a CDS encoding M23 family metallopeptidase translates to MQVICLSDDGTRRSSFMLHPWKHLIIPAGIVALLLVGLSVNQMLGLYRLDATPPNAEVSENDAGKLLTALEQQISTVEQIKKAYANYTVDVDTLSARLGTLEAEIARLNALAKRVADKAKLDPQEFSLDAKPARGGLASEEVVAPKLSSNEFLASFELVENNLDRQKGMLATLDQILEGISVQSEISPTGRPVRSGYISSEFGFRRDPFNGRQKMHKGVDYAGPLGTEIYAVGGGVVSFAGNRNDGYGNVVEIDHGDGLISRYAHLSTPKVAEGQVVKKGDNVAWMGSTGRSTGSHLHLEVLKHGEQVDPREYLGHEE, encoded by the coding sequence ATGCAGGTAATCTGTCTTAGTGATGACGGTACGCGCCGTTCATCGTTCATGCTCCACCCGTGGAAACATCTAATTATTCCCGCCGGGATCGTTGCTTTGTTATTGGTAGGGCTTTCGGTCAACCAAATGTTGGGGCTTTACCGGCTTGATGCAACGCCACCGAATGCGGAAGTGTCTGAAAATGATGCAGGTAAGCTGCTGACGGCATTAGAGCAACAAATCTCCACCGTCGAGCAAATCAAGAAGGCATACGCCAATTACACCGTGGATGTGGATACGCTTTCCGCCCGTTTGGGCACACTCGAAGCCGAAATTGCGCGTTTGAACGCTTTAGCTAAACGGGTGGCTGATAAAGCTAAACTTGATCCGCAAGAATTCTCGCTGGATGCCAAGCCTGCCCGTGGTGGTTTGGCGAGTGAAGAAGTGGTTGCCCCCAAATTATCCTCAAATGAATTTTTGGCATCGTTTGAGTTGGTCGAAAACAACCTTGACCGTCAAAAAGGCATGTTAGCTACCTTGGACCAGATTCTTGAAGGCATTAGTGTGCAATCCGAAATTTCACCGACAGGCAGGCCCGTGCGCAGTGGGTATATCTCCTCGGAATTCGGGTTTCGGCGTGACCCGTTCAATGGCCGTCAGAAAATGCACAAAGGCGTGGATTATGCGGGGCCGCTTGGAACCGAAATTTACGCGGTCGGCGGCGGTGTGGTGTCCTTCGCAGGCAATCGCAATGACGGCTACGGCAATGTGGTCGAAATTGATCACGGTGACGGTTTGATCAGTCGCTATGCGCACTTAAGCACCCCCAAAGTTGCCGAAGGCCAAGTGGTGAAAAAAGGCGACAATGTGGCTTGGATGGGTAGCACTGGGCGTTCCACGGGTTCGCACCTGCATCTGGAAGTTTTGAAGCACGGTGAGCAGGTTGACCCGCGTGAATACTTGGGACACGAAGAATAA
- the lpxC gene encoding UDP-3-O-acyl-N-acetylglucosamine deacetylase: MLRQRTLKTTVSTVGIGLHSGTKVSMTLRPAPSNTGIVFRRVDMTPPALIELHPELVGETMLCTALIHHDAKVATIEHLLSALAGLGIDNLYVDLDAAEIPIMDGSAAPFLYLLLSTGIEELKAPKHFIRIKKPIEASRGNGWAKLLPYAGFKASFEIEFDHPAVSATAQSLEIDFSRQAYASEIARARTFGFMRDVEMLRSRNLGLGGSLENAIVLDEFRVLNQDGLRYRDEFIRHKILDAIGDLYTLGHGIIGAYQGHKSGHAINNLLARELLQRQDAWEMVTLADKQKEQAIFADSYAFAGI; this comes from the coding sequence TTGTTAAGGCAACGCACACTCAAAACAACCGTATCGACTGTCGGTATCGGTTTACACTCCGGCACGAAAGTCTCGATGACATTACGCCCTGCACCGTCTAACACCGGCATTGTGTTTCGCCGGGTTGATATGACTCCCCCCGCATTGATTGAGCTTCACCCCGAATTGGTGGGGGAAACGATGTTGTGCACGGCGCTCATTCATCACGATGCTAAAGTGGCAACGATTGAGCACTTGCTGTCAGCGTTAGCGGGTTTGGGGATAGATAACCTTTACGTGGATTTGGATGCTGCCGAAATTCCTATCATGGATGGCAGTGCCGCACCATTCCTGTATTTGCTGCTCTCCACGGGCATTGAGGAACTCAAAGCACCCAAGCATTTTATTCGCATTAAAAAGCCGATTGAAGCGAGTCGTGGCAACGGTTGGGCAAAATTACTGCCTTATGCCGGTTTTAAAGCCAGCTTTGAAATTGAATTTGATCACCCAGCAGTCAGCGCCACGGCACAATCCTTGGAAATCGACTTTTCGCGCCAAGCGTATGCCAGCGAAATTGCGCGGGCGCGAACCTTTGGTTTCATGCGCGATGTGGAAATGCTGCGTTCTCGCAATTTGGGGTTGGGTGGCAGTCTGGAAAACGCGATTGTGTTGGATGAATTCCGCGTGTTGAATCAAGACGGGTTACGTTATCGTGATGAGTTTATTCGCCATAAAATTCTGGATGCAATCGGCGATTTGTATACCTTAGGGCATGGCATTATCGGCGCTTATCAAGGGCATAAATCGGGTCATGCTATCAATAACTTACTGGCGCGAGAATTGCTTCAGCGCCAAGATGCGTGGGAAATGGTGACGCTGGCCGATAAACAAAAAGAACAAGCCATTTTCGCCGACAGTTACGCATTTGCCGGTATCTAA
- the ftsZ gene encoding cell division protein FtsZ encodes MFELMDSAAKGAAIKVIGVGGGGGNAVKHMLASGIEGVEYICANTDSQALAGIGVKSVLQLGTSLTKGLGAGANPEIGREAAIEDRERIKELVSGTDMLFITAGMGGGTGTGAAPVIAEIARDMGILTVAVVTRPFLMEGSRRKKSADAGITELHKHVDSLITIPNQKLLTSLGKNVSLLSAFEAANDVLLKAVQGIAELITNPGLINVDFADVRAVMMNGGVTMMGSGEAQGEDRASKAAQMAISSPLLEDIRLDGSHGILVSISGGLDMTMHEFEEVGAVVSQFAADDANVIIGTTLNQDLGDRIRVTIVATGLEEGGVTAAARPALSVVGQQQPARGMDRHAQQQAVVNEQRNRVRDLPPVVLAQDVPGVRGSYGAVRDTPTYIRNGTESSLDIPAFLRKQAD; translated from the coding sequence ATGTTTGAATTAATGGACAGTGCAGCCAAAGGCGCTGCAATCAAAGTCATCGGTGTCGGTGGCGGCGGCGGCAATGCGGTCAAGCACATGTTGGCATCTGGCATTGAAGGCGTTGAATACATTTGTGCGAATACCGATTCCCAAGCCTTGGCTGGCATCGGCGTGAAGAGCGTGTTGCAACTGGGCACTTCGCTGACCAAAGGGTTGGGCGCGGGTGCTAACCCTGAAATCGGGCGTGAAGCCGCGATTGAAGACCGTGAGCGCATTAAGGAATTGGTGAGTGGTACCGATATGCTGTTTATTACTGCCGGGATGGGCGGTGGTACGGGTACGGGTGCAGCTCCCGTCATCGCTGAAATTGCGCGTGATATGGGGATTCTGACGGTAGCGGTCGTTACCCGCCCGTTCTTGATGGAAGGTTCACGCCGCAAGAAATCGGCGGATGCGGGGATTACGGAATTGCACAAGCATGTGGATTCTTTGATTACCATCCCTAACCAGAAATTGCTGACGTCGTTGGGCAAGAATGTGTCATTGCTGTCAGCGTTTGAAGCCGCCAATGATGTATTGCTGAAAGCGGTGCAGGGCATTGCTGAATTGATCACTAACCCCGGCCTGATCAACGTTGACTTTGCGGACGTGCGTGCGGTCATGATGAACGGTGGTGTCACCATGATGGGGTCGGGTGAGGCGCAAGGTGAAGACCGTGCTTCTAAGGCCGCACAAATGGCGATTTCCAGCCCGTTATTGGAAGACATTCGCTTGGATGGCTCGCATGGCATTCTGGTCAGCATTAGCGGTGGTTTGGATATGACCATGCACGAGTTCGAGGAAGTAGGTGCGGTGGTGAGTCAATTCGCAGCGGATGATGCGAATGTGATCATTGGCACCACCTTGAATCAAGATCTCGGCGACAGAATCCGTGTCACCATCGTGGCGACGGGTTTGGAAGAGGGCGGGGTGACGGCGGCAGCACGCCCAGCGTTGTCGGTTGTGGGTCAGCAGCAGCCTGCCAGAGGCATGGATCGTCACGCGCAACAGCAAGCAGTGGTCAATGAGCAACGCAACCGTGTGCGCGATCTGCCGCCGGTGGTATTGGCGCAAGATGTGCCTGGTGTCAGAGGTTCTTACGGGGCGGTGCGTGATACCCCCACGTATATCCGCAATGGCACTGAAAGCAGCTTGGATATTCCGGCTTTTCTGCGCAAGCAAGCGGATTAA
- the murC gene encoding UDP-N-acetylmuramate--L-alanine ligase, with amino-acid sequence MKIGKDDLARKRINRLHFIGIGGAGMGGIAEVVANLGYQVSGSDVAEGAMTRRLESLGITVYKGHAAENVEGADVIVVSTAIDATNPEIVAAREKRLPIVRRAEMLAELMRFRQGIAVAGTHGKTTTTSLTTSLLVEGGMDPTYVIGGKLNSSASNSKLGTGEYLVAEADESDASFLHLQPMIAVVTNIDEDHMSTYGNDFNKLKQTFVEFLHHLPFYGLAVLCVDDEFVREIMPEVGRPIVTYGIDQEADVRATNLRFVGTESHFTVHCIKGNRTLEIVLNLPGRHNVLNALAAIAIAAELDVSDQAIMDGLRKFDGVGRRFQQYGDITFAPGKHATLVDDYGHHPREMKATLEAVRNAWPTRRLVQVFQPHRYTRTRDLFEDFAQVLSETDVLVLMDVYPASEQPIPGADGRALARAIRIRGKVDPIFVTDVEDVPGVLKHVLQDGDVILTQGAGSVGALAASLPEKLMLKPEGGA; translated from the coding sequence ATGAAAATAGGCAAGGACGATCTGGCTCGCAAACGCATTAATCGGCTGCATTTCATCGGTATCGGTGGTGCGGGGATGGGCGGTATTGCTGAGGTGGTCGCCAATTTGGGCTATCAGGTATCCGGTTCGGACGTGGCAGAGGGCGCAATGACCCGCCGCTTGGAATCGCTGGGTATCACGGTTTATAAAGGTCACGCAGCGGAAAACGTGGAAGGTGCGGACGTGATCGTGGTGTCGACCGCGATTGATGCTACTAACCCTGAAATCGTGGCGGCGCGTGAAAAGCGCTTGCCGATTGTGCGCCGTGCGGAAATGTTGGCGGAGCTGATGCGTTTCCGGCAGGGCATTGCGGTGGCGGGTACGCACGGTAAAACCACGACGACCAGTTTGACCACGAGTTTGCTGGTGGAAGGCGGGATGGATCCGACTTACGTGATCGGTGGCAAGCTGAACAGTTCCGCCAGCAATTCCAAACTCGGCACGGGTGAATATCTGGTGGCAGAGGCGGATGAAAGCGATGCGTCATTCCTGCACTTGCAACCGATGATTGCGGTGGTCACGAATATCGACGAAGACCACATGTCAACCTATGGCAACGATTTCAATAAGTTGAAACAAACATTTGTGGAATTTTTGCATCACTTGCCATTCTACGGGTTGGCGGTGTTATGTGTGGATGACGAATTCGTGCGCGAGATCATGCCGGAGGTTGGGCGACCTATTGTCACGTATGGCATTGATCAGGAAGCGGACGTGCGGGCGACGAATCTGCGTTTTGTGGGGACGGAAAGCCATTTTACGGTGCATTGCATCAAGGGCAATCGCACCTTGGAGATCGTGCTGAATTTGCCGGGGCGTCACAACGTTTTGAATGCATTGGCGGCGATTGCGATTGCGGCGGAATTGGATGTGTCGGATCAAGCCATTATGGATGGCTTGCGCAAATTTGACGGGGTGGGGCGACGTTTCCAGCAATACGGTGACATTACCTTTGCGCCGGGTAAGCACGCAACCTTGGTCGATGATTACGGGCATCACCCGCGTGAAATGAAAGCGACGCTGGAAGCGGTGCGCAATGCCTGGCCGACGCGCCGTTTGGTGCAGGTATTTCAGCCGCACCGTTACACCCGTACCCGCGATTTGTTTGAAGATTTCGCGCAAGTGTTGTCGGAAACCGATGTACTGGTGTTGATGGATGTGTACCCCGCCAGTGAACAGCCGATTCCGGGCGCGGATGGGCGGGCGTTGGCGCGAGCGATTCGTATCCGTGGCAAGGTTGACCCGATTTTTGTGACTGATGTGGAAGACGTACCCGGGGTCTTGAAGCATGTGTTGCAGGATGGTGATGTGATTTTGACCCAAGGTGCGGGCAGCGTGGGTGCATTAGCCGCGAGCTTGCCCGAAAAGCTGATGCTGAAGCCGGAGGGTGGCGCATGA
- the secA gene encoding preprotein translocase subunit SecA, with protein sequence MLGSVAKKIFGSRNDRLVKSYSKAIKKINALEEQYKALSDAQLAAKTIEFRERLQQDATLESLLPEAFALVREAGHRVLGMRHYDVQMIGGMVLNDGKIAEMKTGEGKTLVATLAAYLNALPGNGMHVITVNDYLAQRDAAQMAQLYGFLGLTTGVIINGLSSEQRREAYAADITYGTNNEFGFDYLRDNMAFRKEDRVQRDLYYAIVDEVDSILIDEARTPLIISGPSHDASQLYLAIDQIIPTLTKQLEEEGAGDYSVDEKARQVYLTEAGQERTEQLLWQAGVLPEGQGLYDTISISVLHHVGAALRAHALFQRNVDYIVRDGKIVIVDEFTGRTMPGRRWSEGLHQAIEAKEKVEIQAENQTLASITFQNYFRLYEKLSGMTGTADTEAFELQQIYGLEVVVIPTHRPMVRIDSNDLIYLTAEEKYDAIIKEIETEVAKGRPVLVGTASIETSELVSNKLKELRIPHEVLNAKQHEREAHIVANAGRPGAVTIATNMAGRGTDIVLGGSMDEEVKQLGENPDPEALRKLRELWQKRHDTVVASGGLHILGTERHESRRIDNQLRGRSGRQGDPGSSRFFLSLEDNLMRIFASERVKSMMQRLGMEKGQAIEAGLVSKSIENAQRKVEAHNYDIRKHLLEYDDVANDQRKVIYSQRNDLLEVDDIKDTIAALREDVVAAMMAAHIPPGSIDEQWDVEGLYKQLYTDFGVDLPLKEWLATEKNLHEDGLRDRIQEQVAAVLQQKEAMIGEPNMRRLERDVMLHVLDGEWKEHLAAMDYLRQSVGLRGYAQKDPKQEYKREAFEMFEQLLDRVKHDVVAFLMRIQLQEPQQALAALEEHEPQPMAFSHPDAGNALEDDEVVDAVVGGKPAYERDGVKVGRNDPCPCGSGKKYKNCHGQLV encoded by the coding sequence ATGCTGGGTTCTGTAGCCAAAAAGATTTTTGGCAGCCGCAATGACCGTCTGGTCAAGTCTTATTCCAAAGCCATCAAGAAAATCAATGCGCTGGAAGAACAGTACAAAGCGCTGTCTGATGCCCAATTAGCGGCAAAAACCATTGAGTTCCGCGAACGCCTGCAACAAGATGCAACGCTGGAAAGCTTGTTGCCGGAAGCGTTTGCCTTGGTGCGTGAAGCGGGGCATCGCGTCTTGGGAATGCGCCATTACGACGTGCAAATGATCGGTGGCATGGTGTTGAATGACGGCAAAATCGCCGAAATGAAAACCGGCGAAGGTAAAACTTTGGTGGCAACACTGGCGGCTTACTTGAATGCGTTGCCGGGTAATGGGATGCATGTCATCACCGTTAACGATTACTTGGCGCAACGTGACGCGGCGCAGATGGCGCAGTTGTACGGTTTCTTGGGGCTGACCACGGGTGTCATTATCAATGGTTTGAGTTCTGAGCAACGCCGTGAAGCGTATGCGGCAGACATTACTTACGGCACGAATAACGAATTCGGTTTCGATTACTTGCGTGACAATATGGCGTTCCGCAAGGAAGACCGGGTGCAGCGCGATTTGTATTACGCGATTGTGGATGAGGTTGACTCTATCCTGATTGATGAAGCGCGTACCCCGTTGATTATTTCCGGCCCCAGTCATGATGCTTCGCAGCTTTACTTGGCGATTGATCAGATTATTCCGACGTTGACCAAGCAATTGGAAGAGGAAGGTGCGGGCGATTATTCGGTCGACGAAAAAGCTCGCCAAGTGTATTTGACCGAAGCAGGGCAAGAACGTACCGAGCAATTGCTGTGGCAAGCCGGTGTTTTGCCGGAAGGTCAGGGGCTGTACGATACGATCAGCATCAGTGTGTTGCACCATGTGGGAGCGGCGTTGCGTGCGCACGCGTTGTTCCAGCGTAACGTGGATTACATTGTGCGTGACGGCAAAATCGTCATTGTCGATGAGTTCACCGGGCGTACCATGCCGGGCAGACGTTGGTCGGAAGGCTTGCATCAGGCGATTGAAGCCAAAGAAAAAGTCGAAATTCAGGCTGAAAATCAGACGCTGGCATCCATTACCTTCCAGAATTATTTCCGTTTGTATGAAAAGCTGTCGGGGATGACGGGAACCGCCGATACCGAGGCGTTTGAGTTACAGCAAATTTACGGTTTGGAAGTGGTGGTGATTCCCACGCATCGCCCGATGGTGCGCATTGATTCCAACGATTTGATTTACTTGACGGCTGAAGAAAAATACGACGCCATCATTAAGGAAATTGAAACCGAAGTGGCTAAAGGCCGCCCGGTATTGGTCGGTACAGCTTCGATCGAGACCTCGGAATTGGTTTCCAATAAGCTGAAAGAACTGCGTATTCCGCACGAAGTTTTGAACGCCAAGCAGCATGAGCGTGAAGCACACATTGTCGCGAATGCGGGTCGCCCCGGTGCGGTCACGATTGCGACCAATATGGCCGGTCGTGGTACCGACATCGTGCTCGGCGGCAGCATGGACGAAGAAGTTAAGCAATTGGGTGAAAATCCTGACCCCGAAGCATTGCGCAAACTCCGTGAATTGTGGCAAAAACGCCATGATACGGTAGTCGCATCGGGCGGTTTGCACATCCTCGGTACCGAACGTCACGAATCCCGCCGCATTGATAACCAGTTGCGCGGGCGTTCCGGTCGGCAAGGCGACCCTGGCTCTTCCCGCTTCTTCCTGTCATTGGAAGATAACCTTATGCGTATTTTCGCCTCTGAGCGGGTGAAAAGCATGATGCAACGCTTGGGCATGGAGAAAGGTCAGGCGATTGAAGCCGGTTTGGTGTCTAAATCCATTGAAAATGCGCAGCGTAAAGTGGAAGCGCACAACTACGACATCCGCAAACATTTGCTGGAATACGATGACGTTGCTAACGATCAACGCAAGGTGATTTATTCCCAGCGCAACGATTTGCTGGAAGTGGATGACATTAAAGATACCATCGCCGCGCTGCGCGAAGATGTGGTCGCTGCGATGATGGCGGCGCACATTCCACCCGGCAGCATTGATGAGCAATGGGATGTGGAGGGGCTTTACAAGCAACTTTACACCGATTTCGGCGTGGATTTGCCACTCAAGGAATGGCTCGCGACTGAGAAAAACTTGCACGAAGACGGTTTGCGTGACCGGATTCAAGAACAAGTTGCGGCAGTGCTTCAGCAAAAAGAAGCCATGATCGGCGAACCCAATATGCGCCGGTTGGAACGTGATGTGATGTTGCACGTGTTGGACGGTGAGTGGAAAGAACATTTAGCGGCCATGGATTATTTACGTCAAAGCGTGGGTTTGCGTGGCTACGCACAAAAAGATCCCAAGCAGGAATACAAGCGCGAAGCCTTTGAAATGTTTGAACAATTGCTGGATCGTGTCAAGCACGATGTGGTGGCGTTCCTGATGCGCATTCAATTGCAAGAACCGCAGCAAGCCCTCGCAGCGTTGGAAGAGCATGAACCACAGCCGATGGCATTTTCGCACCCTGATGCGGGCAATGCCTTGGAAGACGACGAGGTGGTGGATGCGGTAGTAGGCGGTAAGCCCGCTTACGAACGCGATGGCGTGAAAGTGGGGCGTAATGATCCTTGCCCGTGCGGTTCTGGCAAAAAGTATAAGAATTGCCACGGTCAATTAGTTTAA